The following coding sequences lie in one Halodesulfovibrio sp. MK-HDV genomic window:
- the surE gene encoding 5'/3'-nucleotidase SurE, translating into MIIALTNDDGIQAPGLRAIYKALTDAGHTIHCVAPVTEQSAVGHAVTLSMPLRIKEFKENGFRGKGVYGTPVDCVKLGLTSLIDEKIDLVISGINAGANVGPDILYSGTVSAATEGASMGYPSMAVSFDNFRPENLSEQAEFAVQLAENLPWNALPKRCVVNINFPNMPMEQTKGLRVCPQTSATWKDWYVHNTDPRGGSYWWLDGKIPPENVAMGTDRDLLNQGYVTLTPLKFEFTDEETLSALSVLNIDQ; encoded by the coding sequence ATGATTATTGCACTTACAAATGATGACGGTATTCAGGCACCCGGCTTACGCGCCATATACAAGGCTCTGACGGACGCAGGACATACTATTCACTGTGTAGCTCCAGTTACCGAACAGTCCGCTGTAGGTCACGCAGTTACTCTTTCCATGCCGCTTCGCATTAAAGAATTCAAAGAGAACGGATTCCGCGGCAAGGGAGTCTACGGCACCCCGGTGGATTGCGTAAAACTCGGGCTCACCAGCCTTATTGATGAAAAAATTGATCTTGTCATCTCTGGAATCAACGCAGGCGCTAACGTAGGGCCAGACATTCTGTACTCAGGCACCGTTTCCGCAGCCACAGAAGGCGCAAGCATGGGCTATCCTTCCATGGCGGTATCATTCGACAACTTCAGACCGGAAAACCTGTCAGAACAAGCTGAGTTTGCAGTTCAGCTCGCAGAGAACCTGCCATGGAATGCACTACCAAAGCGATGCGTTGTGAATATCAACTTCCCGAACATGCCAATGGAGCAGACTAAAGGTTTACGAGTATGTCCGCAAACCAGTGCGACTTGGAAAGACTGGTATGTACACAATACAGATCCTCGTGGCGGCAGTTACTGGTGGCTGGATGGAAAAATACCACCGGAAAATGTTGCAATGGGAACAGACCGTGACCTGTTGAACCAAGGATACGTGACCCTCACTCCGTTGAAATTTGAGTTTACGGACGAGGAAACTCTGTCTGCCCTATCTGTACTCAATATTGATCAGTAG
- the gap gene encoding type I glyceraldehyde-3-phosphate dehydrogenase: protein MAVKLGINGFGRIGRYLVRLLADDPDLEIAAINARADNESLAHLFKYDSVHGTFKGDVEANEEGFKVNGKQILVTRCARGEWTWGDLGVEIVVETTGTIKDRDGLAEHIACGAKKSIISAPGNGVDATIVMGVNESTYDAEKHHVLSNASCSTNCLAPAAKVLNDAFGIKHGLMTTIHGYTMGQRILDGSHKDLRRARAAGMSMIPTTTGAAKAVGLVLPELKGKLDGMAIRVPIPDGSLIDLTCTVEKDTTAEEVNAALKAAAEGYLKANLGYSDEPLVSVDYIGDTHGGVVDSLCTSVMDGNMVKVLVWYDNEAGFTNQLARLLRMVGASL, encoded by the coding sequence ATGGCTGTAAAGCTTGGTATCAATGGTTTTGGTCGTATTGGTCGCTATCTCGTTCGTCTTCTCGCAGACGATCCTGATCTTGAAATTGCGGCTATTAACGCTCGCGCAGACAACGAGTCTCTTGCTCATCTCTTCAAATATGATTCCGTTCACGGAACCTTTAAAGGAGATGTTGAAGCAAACGAAGAAGGCTTTAAAGTTAACGGTAAGCAGATTCTGGTTACCCGTTGCGCACGCGGCGAATGGACTTGGGGCGACCTCGGAGTTGAGATCGTCGTAGAAACCACCGGTACCATTAAAGACCGTGATGGTCTTGCAGAGCATATTGCATGCGGTGCTAAGAAATCTATCATTTCTGCACCCGGCAACGGCGTGGACGCAACCATTGTTATGGGCGTTAACGAAAGTACATACGATGCTGAAAAGCACCATGTTCTTTCCAACGCATCTTGCTCCACCAACTGTCTTGCTCCGGCTGCTAAGGTTCTCAATGATGCTTTCGGCATCAAACATGGCCTCATGACAACCATTCATGGTTACACCATGGGCCAGCGAATCCTTGACGGTTCACATAAGGACCTGCGTCGCGCTCGCGCGGCTGGCATGTCCATGATCCCGACAACTACAGGCGCAGCAAAAGCTGTTGGCTTGGTACTTCCTGAACTTAAAGGCAAGCTCGACGGCATGGCGATTCGTGTGCCAATTCCTGACGGCTCTCTGATTGACCTTACCTGCACTGTCGAAAAAGACACCACTGCAGAAGAGGTTAACGCAGCCCTTAAAGCAGCAGCTGAAGGCTACTTGAAAGCTAACCTTGGCTACTCCGACGAACCGCTCGTTTCCGTTGATTACATCGGCGACACACACGGCGGCGTTGTAGACAGCCTCTGTACCAGCGTAATGGATGGTAACATGGTCAAAGTTCTTGTCTGGTATGACAATGAAGCAGGCTTTACCAACCAGCTCGCACGTCTCCTGAGAATGGTAGGCGCTTCCCTGTAG
- the tmk gene encoding dTMP kinase, producing the protein MFISLEGMEGSGKSTVLKKLHVWLESEGYDVVLTREPGGSELGKTLRALLLDAENTDITSEAELFLYLADRAQHVAQVIKPALEAGKVVLCDRYADSTVVYQGYGRGLDPNLLHSFNEVATTGLWPDVTLLLDVEPEIGLRRALSRNIEKGLSRAEGRFEAEAMEFHSRVREGYLTWAALNHKRFAVVDASVTPDGVFEQIVDRMRTAIAIMKTENVG; encoded by the coding sequence ATGTTTATTTCTTTAGAAGGAATGGAAGGTTCCGGTAAAAGTACCGTTTTAAAAAAACTGCACGTCTGGCTTGAATCAGAAGGGTATGATGTAGTGCTTACCCGTGAACCGGGTGGCAGTGAGCTTGGTAAAACTCTCCGTGCTTTACTGCTTGATGCAGAAAACACAGACATCACCAGCGAAGCAGAATTGTTCCTTTACCTTGCCGATAGAGCACAGCATGTTGCGCAGGTTATTAAACCAGCACTCGAAGCTGGAAAAGTTGTTCTTTGCGATAGATATGCAGATTCAACGGTTGTGTATCAGGGCTATGGTCGTGGACTTGATCCAAACCTGCTACACTCTTTTAACGAAGTGGCAACCACCGGCTTATGGCCGGATGTAACTTTACTGCTTGATGTTGAACCAGAGATTGGATTGCGTCGTGCGCTTTCACGTAATATCGAAAAAGGTCTTTCCCGTGCTGAAGGGCGTTTTGAAGCTGAAGCTATGGAATTCCATTCCCGCGTACGCGAAGGCTACCTTACTTGGGCTGCATTGAATCACAAACGTTTTGCTGTTGTTGACGCTTCTGTAACCCCTGATGGAGTATTTGAGCAGATCGTTGATCGTATGCGAACAGCTATCGCAATCATGAAAACTGAAAATGTTGGTTAA
- a CDS encoding 4Fe-4S dicluster domain-containing protein, translating to MACKFISNENTNQWLEALAKDHVVFVPVDDGGTVTFRPFGEGRKLVLDRMPVRSAKEAVFPQSETLLTYKYDKDPENPERTSVRIRETLPKERAVVFGARPCGTRGMAVFDKVFDNDRIRDPYYATRREHTMFVTLACTKVESTCFCHEVGSGPADTSCSDVLLTPVQGGYAAEAVTECGEKMLEASFFADGGDKCAEAEAVKKATREMLGEAHDFSDAPEKLLAAFDDDEFWEEQAAGCLSCGACTYLCPTCYCFNITDEATGTTGKRVRSWDTCMSFQYTLEGSGHNPRSTKAKRLKNRVNHKFSYFPESYEKYIACCGCGRCIKSCPASVDIRAIVKAAQARGAEKESK from the coding sequence ATGGCTTGCAAATTTATCTCAAACGAAAACACTAACCAGTGGCTCGAAGCTCTCGCTAAAGACCACGTAGTGTTTGTTCCGGTGGATGACGGCGGAACCGTGACCTTCCGTCCGTTTGGAGAAGGCCGTAAGCTGGTTCTTGACCGCATGCCTGTGCGTTCAGCAAAAGAAGCGGTTTTTCCGCAATCAGAAACTTTGCTTACATATAAATACGACAAAGATCCTGAAAACCCAGAACGTACCTCTGTTCGCATCAGAGAAACTCTGCCAAAAGAACGCGCAGTAGTTTTTGGTGCTCGCCCATGTGGCACCCGAGGTATGGCGGTTTTTGATAAAGTGTTCGATAACGATCGCATCCGTGATCCTTATTATGCAACACGTCGTGAACATACAATGTTCGTTACTCTTGCTTGTACTAAAGTAGAGTCCACTTGCTTCTGTCACGAAGTAGGAAGCGGCCCTGCTGATACATCTTGCTCTGATGTACTGCTTACTCCTGTACAGGGCGGCTACGCTGCTGAAGCTGTTACCGAATGCGGTGAAAAGATGCTTGAAGCAAGCTTCTTTGCAGACGGTGGTGACAAATGTGCAGAAGCCGAAGCAGTTAAGAAAGCTACTCGTGAAATGCTTGGCGAAGCACATGACTTCTCCGATGCTCCTGAGAAGCTTCTTGCTGCATTTGATGACGATGAGTTCTGGGAAGAGCAGGCTGCAGGCTGTCTTAGCTGTGGCGCATGTACTTACCTTTGTCCTACCTGCTACTGCTTCAACATCACTGATGAAGCAACCGGTACTACCGGCAAGCGCGTACGTTCATGGGATACTTGCATGAGCTTCCAGTACACTTTGGAAGGCAGTGGGCATAACCCGCGTTCTACTAAAGCAAAACGTCTCAAAAACCGTGTGAACCACAAATTCTCATACTTCCCAGAATCATATGAGAAGTATATTGCATGTTGTGGTTGTGGCCGTTGCATTAAAAGCTGTCCTGCTTCTGTGGATATTCGTGCTATTGTTAAAGCAGCACAGGCTCGCGGCGCTGAGAAGGAGTCTAAGTAA
- a CDS encoding 3'-5' exoribonuclease YhaM family protein: protein MDLKKIQFVRDISNNDEVLTIFAITQATLAQARNGPYWRLELSDRTGSIGAKAWSPLAQQFPEIAAGQMLAVKGRASTYRDILDVNIEHMKILGFDDLEELDMGDFVAAAERHPDDMYAELLGLCASVFTHTPWMTFVDSALADAEVSARFKSAIGAKNVHHAYMGGLLEHTLSVAQLCMKLCDQYPELDRQVLLAGAIFHDIGKAWELSAGLVKDYTDEGRLIGHINIGLEKVDPYLVASGLSVELQMHFKHLILGHHGQREWGSPVLPATAEALVLHYADNIDAKLAQLRGLFSDFEDGDTGWTPYQNTLGRFIFKPKMTPPDPREIFGDNATPMPPEGATSPSPFAATGLPEEDDF from the coding sequence ATGGACCTCAAAAAAATTCAATTTGTTCGAGATATTTCCAATAATGATGAAGTACTGACTATTTTTGCCATTACGCAAGCTACACTTGCTCAGGCTAGGAATGGTCCTTATTGGCGACTCGAATTATCTGATAGAACCGGTTCAATCGGTGCGAAAGCTTGGAGTCCGCTTGCTCAGCAGTTTCCTGAAATAGCTGCAGGGCAGATGCTTGCTGTAAAAGGTCGCGCCAGTACGTACCGCGATATTTTAGATGTGAATATTGAGCATATGAAAATTCTTGGTTTTGATGACCTTGAAGAACTGGATATGGGCGACTTTGTGGCAGCAGCAGAACGTCATCCTGATGACATGTACGCAGAGCTGCTTGGATTATGTGCGTCTGTGTTCACGCATACCCCGTGGATGACATTTGTCGATTCTGCTCTAGCTGATGCAGAAGTTTCAGCTCGGTTCAAAAGTGCGATTGGTGCAAAAAACGTACACCATGCATACATGGGCGGTTTGCTTGAACATACCTTGTCTGTTGCACAGCTGTGTATGAAGCTTTGTGACCAGTATCCGGAACTTGATCGTCAGGTATTGCTTGCTGGTGCCATCTTCCACGACATTGGCAAAGCGTGGGAATTGAGTGCTGGTCTTGTAAAAGATTATACTGACGAAGGCCGCCTTATCGGGCATATCAATATCGGGTTGGAGAAAGTAGATCCGTACCTCGTTGCCTCTGGTTTGTCTGTCGAATTGCAGATGCACTTTAAGCATCTGATTCTCGGACATCATGGTCAGCGGGAATGGGGTTCCCCTGTTCTTCCTGCTACGGCGGAAGCACTTGTATTGCACTATGCAGATAATATAGATGCAAAGCTTGCACAGCTTCGTGGCCTGTTCAGCGATTTTGAAGATGGTGACACGGGCTGGACACCATATCAGAATACATTGGGACGTTTCATCTTTAAACCAAAGATGACGCCTCCTGACCCCCGTGAAATTTTTGGAGATAACGCCACACCAATGCCTCCTGAGGGCGCCACTTCGCCATCACCGTTTGCAGCCACGGGGCTACCTGAAGAAGATGACTTTTAG
- a CDS encoding FAD/NAD(P)-binding protein — MKANPVLPEMATVMEVVEETSNIKTFRVRFDNEEVMKKFTFEPGQVGQLSVFGVGEATFVINSSPTRMDYLQFSVMLVGEVTARIHQLKAGDSVGIRAPLGNAFPTEEMKGQDVTFIGGGIGMAPLRTLLVYMLDNRDDYGKITLLYGARSPLDLSYQEDTAEWLGRDDIDVVLTVDNPSEEWGKNPHEKAGLIPNVLKEINPANSGYAITCGPPIMIKFTLMALNELGFKDEKILTTLEKRMKCGVGLCGRCNIGDKYVCVDGPVFKYSELQELPNEL, encoded by the coding sequence ATGAAAGCTAATCCAGTTCTGCCGGAGATGGCTACAGTCATGGAAGTTGTGGAAGAAACATCCAACATTAAAACCTTCCGTGTTCGTTTTGATAACGAAGAAGTTATGAAAAAATTCACCTTTGAACCAGGACAGGTAGGTCAGCTTTCTGTTTTTGGTGTTGGTGAAGCTACATTCGTAATTAACTCTTCCCCGACCCGCATGGACTACCTTCAGTTCTCCGTAATGCTCGTAGGTGAAGTTACTGCACGCATTCATCAGCTTAAAGCTGGTGATTCAGTTGGTATTCGCGCTCCTCTTGGTAATGCGTTCCCGACTGAGGAAATGAAAGGGCAGGACGTAACCTTCATTGGCGGCGGTATCGGCATGGCTCCTCTGCGTACACTCCTCGTGTACATGTTGGATAACCGTGACGATTACGGCAAGATTACTCTTCTCTACGGTGCTCGTTCACCGCTGGATTTGAGCTATCAGGAAGATACTGCAGAGTGGCTTGGCCGTGATGATATCGATGTAGTACTTACCGTAGATAATCCGTCTGAAGAGTGGGGCAAAAACCCACACGAGAAAGCCGGTCTTATCCCGAACGTACTGAAAGAAATCAATCCTGCTAATAGCGGCTACGCAATTACTTGTGGCCCTCCAATCATGATTAAATTCACTCTCATGGCTTTGAATGAGCTTGGATTTAAAGATGAAAAAATTCTTACTACACTTGAAAAACGTATGAAATGCGGTGTTGGCCTTTGTGGTCGTTGTAACATCGGTGATAAATATGTTTGTGTAGACGGCCCTGTGTTCAAATACTCTGAACTCCAGGAACTGCCTAACGAGCTGTAG
- a CDS encoding 4Fe-4S dicluster domain-containing protein — protein MQALAELKEQIRQALPELDVVIGWQQGYDALHTSPLFIRSEEDLEKLVVNEFCVVNPASYLREMRGGKKVGLVLKGCDSRSVIQLVQEDLLKLEDLTIFGFGCNGVLNHAKLQARFGDIGYIKSIENSGASVTIEVDENKETVPFSELCADKCLTCSYPNTLQCTHFAGEESSKEAESEQDKALEEFEKLSMEERFSFWQDQMRRCIRCYACRNACPMCVCKDHCLANSRETKWLSEEVDVQNNFMFQLIHVMHLTGRCVECGECERACPMDIPIMLLRRKMAGVVRDVFAYNAGTNAEETPPLMCFKVEEPTIEERH, from the coding sequence ATGCAGGCTCTTGCAGAACTTAAAGAACAAATCCGTCAGGCATTGCCTGAGTTGGATGTAGTTATTGGTTGGCAGCAGGGTTACGATGCGTTGCACACTAGCCCTCTCTTCATTCGCTCTGAAGAAGATCTTGAAAAGCTCGTTGTTAACGAATTCTGTGTGGTGAACCCGGCTTCTTACCTGCGCGAAATGCGCGGTGGTAAAAAGGTTGGTCTCGTACTGAAAGGGTGTGATTCCCGTTCTGTTATCCAGCTTGTTCAGGAAGATCTTCTTAAGTTAGAAGACCTCACCATCTTCGGCTTCGGCTGTAACGGTGTGCTCAACCATGCAAAACTTCAGGCTCGTTTCGGCGATATTGGTTACATCAAATCTATCGAGAATAGCGGTGCTTCCGTAACTATCGAAGTTGATGAAAACAAAGAAACCGTACCGTTTTCTGAACTGTGTGCAGATAAGTGCTTAACTTGCTCTTACCCGAACACATTGCAGTGCACTCACTTTGCAGGTGAAGAATCCAGTAAGGAAGCTGAATCTGAACAGGATAAGGCTCTCGAAGAATTCGAGAAACTGTCCATGGAAGAAAGATTCTCTTTCTGGCAGGACCAGATGCGCCGTTGCATCCGCTGTTATGCATGCCGTAACGCATGCCCGATGTGCGTATGTAAAGATCACTGTCTTGCTAACTCTCGCGAAACCAAATGGTTGAGCGAAGAGGTAGACGTGCAGAACAACTTCATGTTCCAGCTTATCCACGTAATGCACCTTACCGGTCGTTGCGTAGAATGCGGTGAATGTGAGCGTGCTTGTCCTATGGATATTCCGATTATGTTGTTAAGACGCAAAATGGCCGGTGTTGTACGCGATGTTTTTGCATACAATGCAGGAACCAACGCGGAAGAGACTCCTCCGCTTATGTGTTTTAAAGTTGAAGAACCAACTATCGAGGAGCGGCACTAG
- the fba gene encoding class II fructose-1,6-bisphosphate aldolase: MPLIGTNEMFARAYKEGYAVGAFNVNNMEIIQGIMEAAQEEKAPLILQVSAGARRYAGQIYIKKLIEAALVETDHPLALHLDHGQDFEICKQCIDGGFSSVMFDGSHLDFEENIAITKQVVAYAHDRGVVVEAELGRLAGIEDDVQSDKSIYTDPDQAVEFVERTGCDSLAIAIGTSHGAYKFTGEARLDFARLEKITNMLPEYPIVLHGSSSVPQEFVDMANKYGGDIGSAKGVPEDLLRKAATFGVCKINIDTDIRLAMTAVIRKHFAENPTHFDPRQYLKPARQAVKDMVQHKIKNVLGCSNKI, encoded by the coding sequence ATGCCACTTATCGGTACTAACGAGATGTTTGCTCGTGCATACAAGGAAGGCTACGCAGTTGGTGCGTTTAACGTAAACAACATGGAAATCATTCAGGGTATCATGGAGGCAGCTCAGGAAGAAAAAGCTCCTCTTATCCTTCAGGTTTCCGCAGGCGCACGCCGCTATGCAGGTCAGATTTACATTAAGAAGCTCATCGAAGCTGCTCTTGTAGAAACTGATCATCCACTTGCTCTGCACCTTGACCATGGTCAGGACTTTGAAATTTGTAAGCAGTGCATTGACGGCGGCTTCTCTTCAGTTATGTTTGATGGTTCCCACCTCGACTTTGAAGAAAACATCGCTATTACCAAACAGGTAGTAGCATACGCTCACGATCGTGGCGTTGTTGTTGAAGCAGAACTTGGCCGTCTTGCAGGCATTGAAGATGACGTACAGTCTGACAAATCCATTTACACTGATCCTGATCAGGCAGTAGAATTTGTAGAGCGCACAGGTTGTGACTCTCTTGCTATTGCGATCGGAACCAGTCATGGCGCATACAAATTCACCGGCGAAGCTCGCCTTGATTTTGCGCGTCTTGAAAAAATCACCAACATGCTCCCTGAGTACCCTATTGTACTCCACGGTTCTTCTTCCGTGCCTCAGGAGTTTGTTGACATGGCAAACAAGTACGGCGGAGACATCGGCTCTGCCAAAGGTGTTCCTGAAGACCTGCTGCGTAAAGCTGCTACATTCGGCGTTTGTAAGATTAACATCGACACAGACATCCGTCTTGCTATGACAGCAGTTATCCGCAAGCACTTTGCAGAGAATCCTACCCACTTTGACCCACGCCAGTACCTCAAGCCAGCTCGTCAGGCTGTAAAAGATATGGTTCAGCACAAGATTAAAAACGTGCTGGGCTGCTCTAACAAGATTTAA
- a CDS encoding histone deacetylase, which produces MLRAKNSLGVIFFPAYDWAISATHPEREERLLYTQDQLREEGLFDVEGISEYKPLVASLEDVERTHFCFPNVESVCTKSHLISAGGAIRAAQLVMEGEKDKAFALVRPPGHHAMKSVHGSRGFCNINMEAVMIEYIRETYGALKIAVVDTDCHHGDGTQDVYWNDKNVLFISMHQDGRTLYPGSGFPAERGGVNAYGKTLNIPLPPNTSDEGFLYTIENVVLPVLDDFKPDIIINSAGQDNHYSDPITNMNFSARGYARLNELLNPHIAVLEGGYSIQGALPYVNLGICLAMAGIDYEHVAEPDYNPQRYAQTEQVTEYIKKLSKELLAGYFASSTPDIDALVKKEGYERDGDFIVRAKDIYYDTDGISESQIESVVLCPDCSGTLRLETCSSLNPLSLGVEVPVGACDRCLAIGRQVLEQARANEKYRYVQSINRRDKEYVRYGF; this is translated from the coding sequence ATGCTACGAGCTAAAAATTCTTTAGGGGTAATCTTTTTCCCCGCATATGACTGGGCAATAAGCGCAACTCATCCTGAGAGGGAAGAGCGCCTTTTGTACACGCAGGATCAGCTGCGTGAAGAAGGGCTTTTTGATGTCGAAGGAATTTCGGAATACAAGCCGTTGGTTGCTTCGCTCGAAGATGTGGAACGTACACATTTCTGTTTTCCGAATGTGGAAAGTGTGTGTACCAAATCACATCTGATTTCAGCCGGTGGAGCGATTCGCGCTGCACAGCTGGTGATGGAAGGGGAAAAGGACAAGGCGTTTGCGCTGGTTCGTCCTCCCGGTCATCACGCGATGAAGTCCGTTCATGGTTCGCGCGGGTTCTGCAACATTAATATGGAAGCAGTGATGATTGAGTACATCCGCGAAACATATGGTGCACTCAAAATTGCTGTTGTTGATACAGACTGTCATCATGGTGATGGTACGCAGGATGTGTACTGGAATGATAAGAATGTACTTTTTATTTCCATGCATCAGGATGGCAGGACATTGTATCCGGGAAGTGGATTTCCTGCTGAGCGCGGTGGCGTGAATGCATATGGAAAGACATTAAATATCCCGTTGCCGCCTAATACATCTGATGAGGGTTTTTTGTACACAATAGAAAATGTTGTGCTGCCCGTGTTGGATGACTTTAAGCCGGACATCATTATTAACTCTGCCGGTCAGGATAACCACTACTCTGATCCGATCACGAATATGAATTTTTCAGCACGCGGGTACGCAAGGCTGAATGAATTGCTGAATCCTCACATTGCGGTGCTGGAAGGTGGCTATTCTATTCAGGGTGCGTTGCCGTATGTGAACCTTGGAATCTGCCTTGCAATGGCAGGTATTGATTATGAGCATGTTGCTGAGCCTGATTATAATCCTCAGCGTTATGCACAGACAGAACAGGTAACGGAGTATATTAAAAAACTCTCTAAAGAGTTGCTTGCAGGCTATTTTGCCTCATCTACTCCGGATATCGATGCGTTAGTGAAAAAAGAGGGCTACGAGCGCGACGGCGATTTTATCGTTCGTGCTAAAGATATTTATTATGACACTGATGGTATCAGTGAAAGTCAGATAGAATCTGTAGTGCTGTGCCCTGATTGTTCAGGAACTTTGCGCCTTGAAACATGTTCATCCTTGAACCCGTTAAGTCTGGGTGTTGAGGTGCCAGTTGGCGCGTGCGATCGCTGTCTTGCTATCGGACGACAAGTTTTGGAACAGGCGAGGGCAAATGAAAAGTATCGATATGTGCAGAGTATTAACCGCAGGGACAAGGAGTACGTGCGGTATGGATTTTAA